The following are from one region of the Salvia hispanica cultivar TCC Black 2014 chromosome 1, UniMelb_Shisp_WGS_1.0, whole genome shotgun sequence genome:
- the LOC125204901 gene encoding disease resistance protein RGA2-like, with translation MEVVPVAAIVNVIVQNLVEHGKKEISRVRGLEKETEKLAGSLDTIQKFLNDAEMSTVVPGEAVKSWLKKLEDVAFDADNVLDELSYHLLSKPIKSNPINIHSCFSSSNPIIRPGNMARKIKGINENLESIRTEAASLGLVQRLRDVPTLVDATSETDSYTLDPIFIGRDNVVSEIVEILTTSITTDERVISILAIVGMGGLGKTTLTRKVFNQLKGQTTLSFSSHIWVHVSQIFDPIVLFKKILKELTPYQVEAEMSRQDIMKRMEEVLKDKTYLLILDDVWNEDLPKWENFINSLLGVTSINGNAIVVTTRNIDVATTVNASHTSHLKELSNDDCWSIIKEKCFGKEDFPKEFETIGRKIAKRCHGLPLAANVVGGVLRNKSEEKWLSIEEKWLSRIEGDHITKILRLSFDNLSLPSLKECFAYCSIFPKGHKIERRKLIECWMAEGFLETDGSNDDMECVGDRFINVLMHNSLLQVAWRDDYGNVESCVMHDLVHDIACSILGSSGRVRYMVHYEESSPISEKVAKYLRTLLFEDKIYGNMFADFKRLHVLILADYGCKELPISIRKLIHLRILVISSTRIKYLPDWIGELYWLQTLYADTASLEELPSTLKYLTNLRHLYIQWPMKLTLPAEIGRLTSLQVLEYFKVGDKDGYKIEELGSLKDLKGKLEISNLEMVENKEEAEKASLSNKSKLSELRLTWGMRGEVEATNDENVLEGLQPHSRLKKLVIEGFKGKRFPSWTQNMAVENVGEDCSVPLNKLIEIRLSNCSECEEIPMLGHLPNLTSLELKGLSNVKSINSRFYGLVNEEARIVFPALETLELGEMSNLAGWEGVELSEAKVFPRLKYLIIEDCKQLMSFPNHSLSCLKHLIMRSIVSYKPLANIFKTELTSLTKLWLEGIDDLEYLPEWLFHSNPKMWELRIEKCPNLRGLPDGLCNISSLEELFIRECPKLERIGDSSGKQSQSQSQSRGLLRHVEICECNALAYFPCEILQSSLEKLKLNSLSSLQNLPSLIDFLPKLHHLKEVTIIGVPQFKTTCFVEIPPSFSSLALLKIDVSMGGSMEAVDGILQGCSSSHSLKILQLKGMENWENLPESIQHLNALIILRLENFAMEELPEWLGNLLSLEQLEICFCKKLRRLPSVDAMRRLTRLKLLHISECPEICIEQQSDAVDSQWPKISHIPNIKIDGDIVGVDIAYSKERRRKHMCLMSGCL, from the exons ATGGAAGTAGTACCAGTCGCCGCTATTGTCAATGTTATTGTTCAAAACCTTGTCGAACATGGTAAGAAAGAGATCTCACGTGTCCGAGGTCTCGAAAAAGAAACAGAAAAGCTAGCCGGAAGCTTGGATACCATCCAGAAATTCTTGAACGATGCAGAGATGAGTACCGTTGTTCCTGGTGAGGCTGTCAAAAGCTGGCTTAAGAAACTCGAAGACGTAGCCTTTGATGCTGACAATGTTTTGGATGAGCTCAGCTACCATCTTCTCTCCAAACCAATCAAGTCCAACCCCATCAACATACACTCATGCTTCTCATCCTCCAATCCTATTATACGTCCCGGAAATATGGCTCGTAAAATCAAAGGAATAAATGAGAATTTGGAGTCCATTCGGACAGAGGCAGCCAGCCTTGGCCTCGTACAGAGGCTTCGCGATGTGCCCACTTTGGTTGATGCTACTTCTGAAACTGATTCATATACTCTTGAtccaatttttattggaaGAGATAATGTGGTTTCGGAAATAGTTGAGATTCTTACCACGAGTATAACAACTGATGAACGTGTAATATCTATCCTTGCCATTGTCGGAATGGGAGGATTGGGGAAGACAACCTTGACTAGGAAAGTCTTTAATCAGCTAAAGGGACAGACTACTTTAAGTTTTAGCTCACATATTTGGGTGCatgtttctcaaatttttgatCCAATCGTTCTTTTCAAGAAAATCCTTAAAGAGTTGACTCCTTATCAAGTTGAAGCTGAGATGAGTAGGCAAGATATTATGAAAAGGATGGAAGAGGTTTTGAAGGATAAAACCTATCTTCTAATTCTTGATGATGTTTGGAATGAAGATCTTCCCAAATGggaaaattttatcaattccTTGTTGGGTGTTACTTCTATTAATGGAAATGCCATTGTTGTTACCACTAGAAATATAGATGTGGCAACAACTGTGAATGCATCTCATACATCTCACCTCAAAGAGTTATCGAATGACGACTGTTGGTCAATTATCAAAGAAAAATGCTTTGGAAAAGAGGATTTTCCTAAGGAATTTGAGACTATTGGGAGAAAGATTGCAAAAAGATGCCATGGTTTGCCATTAGCTGCCAACGTAGTTGGTGGAGTACTGCGTAATAAATCTGAAGAGAAATGGCTATCTATTGAAGAGAAATGGCTTTCGCGCATTGAAGGAGATCATATCACAAAGATATTGAGGTTGAGCTTTGATAATTTGTCTTTACCATCACTTAAGGAGTGTTTCGCATATTGTTCAATTTTCCCTAAAGGTCACAAAATCGAAAGGCGGAAACTGATTGAGTGTTGGATGGCAGAGGGATTTCTCGAAACTGATGGCAGCAATGATGATATGGAGTGTGTGGGAGACAGATTTATCAATGTTCTTATGCACAACTCTTTACTGCAAGTTGCATGGCGAGACGACTATGGAAATGTGGAAAGTTGCGTGATGCACGATCTCGTGCATGATATCGCGTGTTCAATTTTAGGCTCTTCAGGCCGAGTGAGATACATGGTTCATTATGAAGAATCAAGTCCTATTTCAGAAAAAGTGGCAAAATATCTCCGTACATTATTGTTCGAGGATAAGATTTATGGTAACATGTTTGCGGATTTCAAGCGTCTGCATGTTTTAATACTTGCTGATTATGGATGTAAAGAGTTGCCAATTTCGATTAGGAAGTTGATACATTTGAGAATTCTTGTAATTTCATCGACGCGGATCAAATATTTGCCTGATTGGATTGGTGAACTCTATTGGTTGCAAACGTTATATGCGGATACTGCATCTTTGGAGGAACTTCCAAGTACGTTGAAGTACTTGACTAATTTAAGGCATCTTTATATTCAGTGGCCTATGAAGCTGACATTGCCCGCCGAGATTGGAAGATTAACTTCTCTCCAAGTCCTGGAGTATTTTAAAGTTGGGGACAAAGATGGATACAAAATTGAAGAGCTTGGAAGTTTGAAAGATCTCAAAGGAAAACTAGAAATTTCTAACCTTGAAATGGTTGAAAACAAGGAAGAGGCTGAGAAAGCAAGTCTATCTAACAAGTCAAAACTATCAGAGTTGCGTTTAACATGGGGGATGCGTGGAGAAGTTGAAGCTACAAATGATGAGAATGTGTTGGAAGGCCTCCAACCTCACTCTCGTCTTAAGAAGTTAGTGATTGAAGGATTCAAAGGGAAAAGGTTTCCATCGTGGACTCAAAATATGGCAGTTGAAAATGTGGGTGAAGATTGTTCGGTACCGCTTAACAAGTTGATTGAGATAAGACTCTCCAATTGCTCAGAATGTGAAGAAATCCCAATGCTTGGGCATTTGCCAAATCTCACGTCTCTCGAGTTGAAAGGATTGAGCAATGTGAAGTCCATAAATTCTCGTTTCTATGGATTAGTGAATGAGGAGGCGCGTATTGTTTTTCCAGCTCTGGAAACACTTGAGTTGGGTGAAATGTCTAATCTTGCAGGGTGGGAAGGAGTGGAATTAAGTGAGGCCAAGGTATTTCCTCGCCTCAAGTACTTGATAATTGAGGATTGCAAGCAATTGATGAGTTTTCCAAATCATTCCTTGTCATGCCTCAAACATTTGATTATGAGGAGTATTGTCAGCTACAAGCCTTTAGCAAACATATTTAAGACGGAACTAACGTCGCTAACAAAGCTTTGGCTAGAAGGAATAGATGATCTGGAATATCTTCCAGAGTGGTTATTCCATAGCAATCCCAAAATGTGGGAGTTGAGGATAGAGAAGTGCCCCAATTTGAGAGGATTACCAGATGGTCTATGTAACATCAGTTCTTTGGAGGAATTGTTTATAAGGGAGTGTCCAAAATTGGAACGGATAGGAGATAGTAGCGGaaaacaatcacaatcacaatcgcAATCACGAGGATTGCTTCGTCATGTGGAGATTTGTGAATGCAATGCATTGGCGTATTTTCCATGTGAAATATTACAATCGTCGTTGGAGAAATTGAAGTTGAATAGTTTAAGTAGCCTACAGAACCTGCCCAGTCTAATTGACTTCCTCCCAAAATTGCATCATCTAAAAGAAGTAACAATTATTGGTGTTCCTCAATTCAAGACCACTTGTTTTGTAGAGATCCCACCTTCTTTTAGTAGCTTGGCATTGTTAAAAATAGATGTTAGTATGGGTGGATCAATGGAAGCGGTTGATGGCATATTGCAAGGATGCAGCAGCTCTCACTCACTTAAAATATTACAGCTGAAGGGAATGGAAAATTGGGAGAATCTTCCAGAATCAATTCAACATCTCAATGCTCTTATTATATTAAGGTTGGAGAATTTTGCAATGGAAGAGTTACCAGAATGGTTGGGGAATCTCTTATCTTTAGAGCAGTTGGAAATATGCTTTTGCAAGAAACTAAGGCGTCTACCCTCTGTGGATGCAATGCGGCGTCTCACTAGACTAAAATTGTTACATATATCCGAATGTCCAGAAATATGTATTGAACAACAATCTGATGCAGTTGATTCCCAATGGCCCAAGATTTCACATATCCCCAATATCAAGATTGATGGAGACATAGTTGGTG TTGATATAGCTTATTCTAAAGAAAGGAGGAGAAAACATATGTGTTTGATGAGTGGGTGCCTCTAA
- the LOC125208593 gene encoding apyrase 2-like isoform X2 produces MEKVLKRNRQHETFSDRFQRWRGAMLLVFVPLLLITFVLFLMPSRSAPDSISRKFAPEFMSKKYAVIFDAGSSGSRVHVFCFNKQLDLVPMGDELELFVQLSPGLSAYAKDSEAAAKSLSELLEKAEAAVPEELRSITPVKVGATAGLRQLEGDASDKILQAVRDYLRKKSSFKSKDDWVTVLDGNQEGAYQWVTINYLLGNLGKEYSGTVGVVDLGGGSVQMAYAISESDAAKAPKVSGGEESYVQEMYLKGRKYYLYIHSYLHYGLLAARAEILKTSQESENPCLLAGYDGSYKYGPTEYKATALPSGSSHSKCREAAIKALKVNESCTHMKCTFGGVWNGGGGDGLKNLFVASFFFDRAAEAGFINPNLAVATVRPSDFEEAAKQACQTRLEDAKASYPRVKPEHLPFMCMDLVYQVTLLVDGLGIDPWQTITLVKKVKYQNSLVEAAWPLGSAIEAVSSPA; encoded by the exons TTTGTGCTATTTCTCATGCCCTCGAGGTCGGCTCCTGATTCTATCTCTCGAAAGTTTGCCCCCGAGTTCATGTCTAAGAAATACGCGGTTATCTTTGATGCTGGGAGTTCTGGCAGTCGGGTGCACGTCTTCTGCTTTAACAAGCAGCTAGATCTTGTTCCCATGGGAGACGAACTTGAGCTTTTTGTACAG TTGTCACCGGGTCTGAGTGCATATGCAAAGGACTCTGAGGCTGCTGCAAAATCACTATCAGAACTACTTGAAAAGGCTGAAGCAGCAGTTCCTGAAGAGCTGAGGTCCATCACACCAGTTAAAGTTGGG GCTACTGCTGGGCTAAGGCAATTGGAAGGTGATGCATCTGACAAGATTTTACAAGCA GTGAGGGATTATTTGAGGAAAAAAAGCTCATTTAAATCAAAGGATGACTGGGTCACAGTTTTGGATGGCAATCAGGAAGGTGCTTACCAATGG GTGACTATTAACTATTTATTGGGAAATCTGGGAAAAGAGTACTCCGGTACTGTTGGAGTGGTTGATCTCGGGGGTGGTTCTGTTCAAATGGCATATGCCATCTCGGAGTCAGATGCTGCTAAAGCTCCTAAAGTATCTGGTGGAGAGGAGTCATACGTGCAGGAAATGTATCTCAAGGGaagaaaatattatctttatattCACAG TTACCTACATTATGGGTTATTGGCTGCTCGAGCTGAGATTTTGAAAACTAGTCAAGAATCTGAGAATCCATGTCTACTTGCGGGCTATGATG GTTCTTACAAATATGGGCCAACAGAGTACAAGGCTACTGCTTTACCCTCTGGCTCCAGCCACAGCAAATGTAGGGAGGCAGCTATTAAGGCTCTAAAAGTCAATGAATCTTGTACACATATGAAATGTACGTTTGGGGGTGTCTGGAATGGCGGGGGAGGCGATGGCCTGAAGAACTTATTCGttgcttcatttttcttcGACAGAGCTGCTGAG GCTGGTTTTATCAACCCAAATCTGGCTGTTGCAACAGTTCGTCCGTCTGATTTCGAGGAAGCAGCTAAACAAGCGTGTCAAACTCGTCTTGAAGATGCCAAGGCTTCGTATCCTCGTGTGAAGCCAGAACACCTTCCATTCATGTGCATGGACCTTGTTTATCAGGTTACTCTGCTTGTTGATGGATTAG GCATTGATCCATGGCAAACGATTACattggtgaaaaaagttaaatatcaGAATTCACTGGTCGAAGCAGCGTGGCCGCTGGGCAGCGCCATCGAGGCTGTTTCATCGCCCGCCTAA